The Lynx canadensis isolate LIC74 chromosome D1, mLynCan4.pri.v2, whole genome shotgun sequence genome has a segment encoding these proteins:
- the GPR83 gene encoding probable G-protein coupled receptor 83 isoform X1 — MGPRGVLLCLLPLVRAAERPEGRADEPGLEAALAVPNASHFFWSNYTFSDWQNFVGRRRYGAESQNPTVKALLIVAYSFIIVFSLFGNVLVCHVIFKNQRMHSATSLFIVNLAVADIMITLLNTPFTLVRFVNSTWVFGKGMCHVSRFAQYCSLHVSALTLTAIAVDRHQVIMHPLKPRISITKGVIYVTVIWTMATFFSLPHAICQKLFTFKYSEDVVRSLCLPDFPEPADLFWKYLDLATFILLYILPLLIISVAYARVAKKLWMCNTIGDVTTEQYLALRRKKKKTMKMLMLVVVLFALCWFPLNCYVLLLSSKVIHTNNALYFAFHWFAMSSTCYNPFIYCWLNENFRVELKALLSMCQRLPKPQEERPPSPVPSFRVAWTEKSSGRRAPLANNLLPSSQLQSGKTDLSSVEPIVAVS; from the exons ATGGGCCCGCGCGGGGTGCTGCTCTGCCTGCTCCCCCTGGTGCGAGCCGCCGAGCGCCCCGAGGGCCGGGCCGACGAGCCGGGCCTGGAGGCGGCCCTGGCCGTGCCCAACGCCTCGCACTTCTTCTGGAGCAACTACACCTTCTCCGACTGGCAGAACTTTGTGGGCCGGAGGCGCTACGGGGCCGAGTCCCAGAACCCCACGGTGAAAGCCCTGCTCATCGTGGCTTACTCCTTCATCATCGTCTTCTCGCTCTTCGGCAACGTGCTGGTCTGTCATGTCATCTTCAAGAACCAGCGGATGCACTCGGCCACCAGCCTCTTCATCGTCAACCTGGCGGTCGCCGACATCATGATCACGCTGCTCAACACGCCCTTCACCTTG GTCCGCTTTGTGAACAGCACATGGGTGTTCGGGAAAGGCATGTGCCACGTCAGCCGCTTTGCCCAGTACTGCTCTCTGCATGTCTCAGCACTGACGTTGACGGCCATTGCTGTGGACCGCCACCAG GTCATTATGCATCCATTAAAACCCCGGATCTCGATCACAAAAGGTGTCATCTATGTCACGGTCATCTGGACCATGGCTACGTTCTTTTCACTCCCACACGCCATCTGCCAGAAATTATTTACCTTCAAGTACAG CGAGGACGTTGTCCGCTCCCTGTGCCTGCCAGACTTCCCTGAGCCAGCTGACCTCTTCTGGAAGTATCTGGACTTGGCCACCTTCATCCTGCTTTATATCCTACCCCTCCTCATCATCTCCGTGGCCTATGCCCGCGTGGCCAAGAAGCTGTGGATGTGCAACACGATCGGCGATGTGACCACGGAGCAGTACCTGGCCCTGCGgcggaagaagaagaagaccatGAAGATGCTGATGTTGGTGGTGGTCCTCTTTGCCCTCTGCTGGTTCCCCCTCAACTGCTATGTCCTCCTCCTGTCCAGCAAGGTCATCCACACCAACAACGCCCTCTACTTCGCCTTCCACTGGTTTGCCATGAGCAGCACTTGCTACAACCCCTTCATCTACTGCTGGCTCAACGAGAACTTCAGGGTCGAGCTGAAGGCATTACTGAGCATGTGCCAAAGGCTGCCCAAGCCCCAGGAGGAAAGGCCACCCTCCCCAGTCCCTTCCTTCAGGGTGGCTTGGACAGAGAAGAGCAGTGGCCGGAGGGCTCCGCTAGCCAACaacctcctgccctcctcccaacTACAGTCTGGGAAGACAGACCTGTCTTCTGTGGAGCCCATCGTGGCAGTGAGTTAG
- the GPR83 gene encoding probable G-protein coupled receptor 83 isoform X2, whose translation MGPRGVLLCLLPLVRAAERPEGRADEPGLEAALAVPNASHFFWSNYTFSDWQNFVGRRRYGAESQNPTVKALLIVAYSFIIVFSLFGNVLVCHVIFKNQRMHSATSLFIVNLAVADIMITLLNTPFTLVIMHPLKPRISITKGVIYVTVIWTMATFFSLPHAICQKLFTFKYSEDVVRSLCLPDFPEPADLFWKYLDLATFILLYILPLLIISVAYARVAKKLWMCNTIGDVTTEQYLALRRKKKKTMKMLMLVVVLFALCWFPLNCYVLLLSSKVIHTNNALYFAFHWFAMSSTCYNPFIYCWLNENFRVELKALLSMCQRLPKPQEERPPSPVPSFRVAWTEKSSGRRAPLANNLLPSSQLQSGKTDLSSVEPIVAVS comes from the exons ATGGGCCCGCGCGGGGTGCTGCTCTGCCTGCTCCCCCTGGTGCGAGCCGCCGAGCGCCCCGAGGGCCGGGCCGACGAGCCGGGCCTGGAGGCGGCCCTGGCCGTGCCCAACGCCTCGCACTTCTTCTGGAGCAACTACACCTTCTCCGACTGGCAGAACTTTGTGGGCCGGAGGCGCTACGGGGCCGAGTCCCAGAACCCCACGGTGAAAGCCCTGCTCATCGTGGCTTACTCCTTCATCATCGTCTTCTCGCTCTTCGGCAACGTGCTGGTCTGTCATGTCATCTTCAAGAACCAGCGGATGCACTCGGCCACCAGCCTCTTCATCGTCAACCTGGCGGTCGCCGACATCATGATCACGCTGCTCAACACGCCCTTCACCTTG GTCATTATGCATCCATTAAAACCCCGGATCTCGATCACAAAAGGTGTCATCTATGTCACGGTCATCTGGACCATGGCTACGTTCTTTTCACTCCCACACGCCATCTGCCAGAAATTATTTACCTTCAAGTACAG CGAGGACGTTGTCCGCTCCCTGTGCCTGCCAGACTTCCCTGAGCCAGCTGACCTCTTCTGGAAGTATCTGGACTTGGCCACCTTCATCCTGCTTTATATCCTACCCCTCCTCATCATCTCCGTGGCCTATGCCCGCGTGGCCAAGAAGCTGTGGATGTGCAACACGATCGGCGATGTGACCACGGAGCAGTACCTGGCCCTGCGgcggaagaagaagaagaccatGAAGATGCTGATGTTGGTGGTGGTCCTCTTTGCCCTCTGCTGGTTCCCCCTCAACTGCTATGTCCTCCTCCTGTCCAGCAAGGTCATCCACACCAACAACGCCCTCTACTTCGCCTTCCACTGGTTTGCCATGAGCAGCACTTGCTACAACCCCTTCATCTACTGCTGGCTCAACGAGAACTTCAGGGTCGAGCTGAAGGCATTACTGAGCATGTGCCAAAGGCTGCCCAAGCCCCAGGAGGAAAGGCCACCCTCCCCAGTCCCTTCCTTCAGGGTGGCTTGGACAGAGAAGAGCAGTGGCCGGAGGGCTCCGCTAGCCAACaacctcctgccctcctcccaacTACAGTCTGGGAAGACAGACCTGTCTTCTGTGGAGCCCATCGTGGCAGTGAGTTAG